DNA from Papio anubis isolate 15944 chromosome 1, Panubis1.0, whole genome shotgun sequence:
ggtcttgaTATATATCTTATGATACCTTGACCACAAAGTCTATCACTGAATAGATGGTGTCGAATCACATTCAGAGCTATAAACAGCTCTTAAttacttatataataaaaataatcaataaataagcATTTTACTTACAAAATTCTAACAATAATAgcataatagctaacatttactgatcaTATTATATGTTATTGCCTATGCTAAGCGCTTTAAATGCATGGTCTTATTTTACCCTTACCATTACTCTGTAAGTTGAGTAATATTAGTATGCCcgttttgcagataagaaaactgaagtgcaAAGTAATTAAATCTTTCTCAGTATCATATAGTCAAAAATTGGCAGATGTAAGATTCAAAACCTGGTCTTTCTGACCCCAAAGTCCATAAATTTAATCATTACACTAATCTATGTATAAAACTctgttataaatgtatataacccttacatacatgtatgtactatataatatacatgtatatactttAATATAAAGTCTTGAGAAAAACTAAACACTAGCTATTCTATTtagcaaatggcagagctggaatttacTCTCAAGGTATCTAACGCCAAATCTCTTGGTAGGACttaggaaaagatgaaaagaaaaaaaatacatttgtaataatTGATTCTTCTTTGTGGTAGGTCAAAGTGTTTTTGTCCAGGGAATCCTGAGATTCTTCAGAAGTGatcaaataaaatgtgtttttaaagcaCATAGTACACTGTTTAAATTTGCACACCCACCTTTGGTCATGACTTTCCAAATAATATCTAGTCTGCAGTCTTTTAGAACTGCCTGACTCACTTGCCTCCACCCCCCCACCTCTTAGATAATACTGAcaacaataatagctaatattcagtgaatacttactgtgtgtcaggcattgCTCTAAGTGCTTACTTTTCCTCTCTTTGGTAGCAAAAGTATATTTGAGAGGATTAGAAGAAGTATTGACACTTTAGCTTTGAAAACTTACAAGACCACTGTAAATTACACTCATTTCCATATGCCAACTCAGACTGAAATGACTTCGCTGAGTTTCCTTTTGCTTACTCTGATGCAAGGACTAGAAGAACAGGTTTACTCTTATTTTAAATAGATTAAgacatgggccaggcacagtggcttatgcctgtaaacccagcactttcggaggccaaggcaggcagatcacctggggtcaggagttcgaggccagcctggccaacatggtgaaaccccatatctactaaaatataaaaattagccaggcatgatggtgggcgcctgtaatcccagctacttgggaggctgaggcaggagaatcacttgaagccgggaggtggaggttgcagtgagctgagactgcaccattgcactccagcatgggtaacaagagcaaaactcagtctcaaaaataatagatagataagtagatagatagatagatatgacaTTCTACAATTAACAACCTGGCTTTTTCATTATCAGGCAATTTCCCAGAGTAATCAGAGTACTTCGGGTTCTGAAATCATATTACTAACAGATGGGGAAGATAATCAAATGAGCTCATGCTTTGAAGAGGTAAAACAAAGTGGTGCAATCATCCACACCATTGCTCTGGGGCCGTCTGCTGACAGAGAACTGGAGACCCTGTCAAAAATGACAAGTAAACTTTTGGAATATagtttgaattaaaaaattaatttctagtcTCTCCCATTCCAGGAGCTCTTTCTCTACAAATCTGCTTAAAAATTTCCTATCCTAAAAATTAATCTTTGTCCCTTCTTCATCCTTTAGATtaagttcttttccttttcttccacttcatacaccagtttttttctgatgttatttaCCATTTGCTGTCTTCATTCCCCACTTACTTTCTGCCAATGCTACTAAACAGAAACTTCTTTCTCTATGGTTACTCAACTGGAAGTCAAAAATTATTGCTTAATTCCAAAATACTACTCAATCACACAGTAGGGATTTTGACAATcctcttttatagatgaggaaatggaaaccTAGAGAGTGCAAATGATTTGCCAAAGGCCATAGAGTCCTGATTATCAATTCAGAGCTCTTCCATCATACTACCCTATTCCTGCTTCACCAAATCTTGCTAAATCTTAGTTTGAAACAGTTCTGTATTTCACCTTTCTATACACAATCCTTCTACCACTGCCATTATAATCCAGCTCTTACAATTCCTTGACTGGGATACTTCAATAACCTTCCAGCTTATCTTTCTGCCATTTatcaattcaataaatatatattgattgtTGTATTTGTGGCAGTCACTTGTGTTAATTCTTGCCCTCTGCAATCTATTCTTTCCTAACTCCTTACACCTAAGTAATCTCTCCCTTCATTAATTTctacattatttatttccttcacttaatttttactttattgtagACTGTAATTGTCTAATTGTTTTGGTGTACCTTAGACTCAACTAGAAAATAAACAGCCGGTTCAGAAGAACtatcttaaatttcatttttataacattatttaGTGCTTACACCAGTTTTACCAATGCAGCGGGCACTTACATTTGATGACTGATTGATGTAAAGACAATACAATTTGGCTCAttctttaaagtttcttttaatcttacttatctttcttattttgagCAAGGTTTTAGTTATTATTGTAGGATTACATAAGGGACACTGATATACTGAAagttcacaaagtgctgggaagtTCATCTTTTgtaagtttaaaacaaaattttaaaatagattttaaagtgtATTGATGAgagcaaaataacaaatatgacttttccacttaaaattcaattttaggaGGACGTCGCTTTTATGCCCATAAGGACATAAATGGCCTTATTGATGCTTTCAGCAGAATTTCATCTAGAAGTGGCAACATCTCTCAGCAGGCTGTTCAGGtcagtgtaataaaaaaaattattttctttctcacagttgTAATTTATATTATCCTAATTACTAACTcctatttctctaataattagtttgcccgaaaatatttcaaatatgcagAAGAAAAACATCCTTACTGAATTTGATTTTCCATAACACTGAAAGCcattttttctcttgaatttttctattctctttatttggaaaattatttaaaataattcttattctaaattgaaatcttaaaaacaaatttaaagttaCTCTAAACTGACTAAACTCAGAAATTTCATTAACTATGATAACAAGTGgatttcatatgtttattgtttttatttatccaaCAGTTGGAAAGTAAAACCTTGGATATCCCacggaagaaatggataaatggtACAGTGCCTGTGGATAGTACAGTTGGAAAAGATACTTTCTTTGTTGTCACATGGACAATACAAAAGCCAGAAATAATTCTTCAagatccaaaaggaaaaaaatatactaCCTCAGATTTCCAAGAAGATAAACTAAATATTCGGTCTGTCCGTCTTCGAATACCAGGTATTGCAGAGGTAGGTCTATTATTTTATGTTCTCTAAGCTTTCTTAAtcaacttctatttttaaaagatgaaaatgacaTAAATAACACCTTATACATTGCCAATATTAAAATGATGACAGATCAtctgtaataaagaaatcaaattgAATAATTAGGGATTCATATTCATACTGTTTGTgaaattcaatattaaaaatcatgattattattctgtttaaatttgtaaataattttgtattccaaacaaaaagtaggaaaatattaCCAAAGCtctcagatatatatattttttttaatatttcagacaGGCACTTGGACTTACAGCCTTCGAAATAATCATACCAAATCTCAATTGCTAACTGTGACAATGACCACTCGAGCAAGAAGCCCTACCACACTCCCAGTAATTACAACTGCTCACATAAGTCAAAATACAGCTCATTATCCTAGCCCAATGATTGTTTATGCACGAGTCAGTCAAGGGTTTCTGCCTGTTCTGGGAATCAACGtaacagccattatagaaaatgaAGACGGACATCAAGTAACATTGGAGCTCTGGGACAATGGCGCAGGTAATAAGAATCTGCATCAACTTCCACTAAACTTAAAATCCTCCTATCGTTCTATGACCTAGAAGTCaatatttcctgtattttctaatgaatcacatttttaagtaaatgaattttaatcctaatgttttaaaaacttttttctcagTTATCTTGACAACTTGTAGACATAGCACatatgccatttttaaattttatgaacaattttactttttccatgGAACTTAAGAGCacaatttttctctattttcattaatGTCAGTGTTTCATATATGCTTTCTCCAGTTGCGTTTTCttattttgataaggattttttatgaaataatagTAACAGCTAATATTAATTGAATGCCTACCATAAATTAGACTTTTCCAAAAACACAGAGTTAGCAAGTGGCCCAAGCTTTCAACCAAAATAGTCTGACTCCAGAATTCATGTACTTAAAACACTGTGCTACATACTGTCTCCCAAATTACTAACATTATCAGTGTTCATAAACAGATATGActgtcatttttactttattggatgactaatttttacatttcattatCAAGGTGCTGATACTGTCAAGAATGATGGCATCTACTCAAGGTATTTTACAGATTACCATGGGAATGGTAGATACAGTTTAAAAGTGCATGCCCAGGCAAGAAAAAACACAGCTAGGCTAAGTCAACAACAGAATAAAGCTCTGTATATACCGGGCTATGCTGAAAATGGTAAGTAGCACTAAAATAGAAATGTGCCAGCTGTTTAGATAAATTGCACATGGCAAACATTGAAAATATAATGTACTACAGAAAGCCCAAGTATATAACGTTGTAATCATCTGTATGTTTCAAAGCCATATTGTTATTAGTAGACCTAGCAAAGACCTATGTTTCCACATATTTTGTTCACATCCCCCTGAGTTCATTTcatttacattgaaaaaaaaatatttagcatctACTATGTtgcaagcactgtgctaggtgctagagCTACAAAGACAAAACATAATCCTAGTCCTCAAAGAATTTGCAGTCAAGTAGTAGAGACAGATAGGTTGAAAGATAGTTTTAACATAGCATAATGTTTCctcatcaattttaaaatatcaataaacaaGCTTTTTCTCAATAAAAGCTGTTACTTTTTCAAAGTCTGCCATCAATCAATATCAATCCTCTACAGCTACAAGATCAGCTTGCACTATGAATAGACATGgcggctgggcacgatggctcacacctgtaattccagcactttgggaggcagatgagggtggatcacctgaggtcaggagtttcagaccagtctggcctacatggcgaaaccccatctccactaaaaatacaaaaattagccgggcgtggtggcggacgcctgtagaacctgctactctggaggctgaggcaggaaaactgcttgaacccaggaggcgagggttgcagtaagccaagatcacaccactgcacttcagccagcctgggcgacagagagagactccgtctcaaaaaacaaaaacaaaaaaagagtagacatgaaaaaatgaaatattacaaaaGTTTTTCTTGGTAGGAAAAATTATACCGAACCTACCCAAACCTGAAGTCAAAGAAGATGTGGCAGAAGCTGAAATGGAAGGCTTCAGCAGATTCTCCTCTGGAGGGTCGTTTACTGTATCAGTAGTGCCTCCTAATGGTAATCATTCTCAGGTGTTCCCACCTGGTAAAATTGTAGACCTGGATGCTAAGTTTCAAGGAGATCATATTCAACTTTCATGGACTGCCCCTGGCAAGGTCCTCGATAAAGGAAGAGGTAAGTttgacattatattttaaaatatactaaaagaaATCCCATTGACTTTCATTTCCTGAGAATTTTCTAATGTTCcgtttataaataacatttatgaaCTGTCTACCAAaggccattttttattttcagatgtgaAAACTAAAGCTGTAAGAGTTAATTGGACCaagttctttctatatttagtaaTTTACAATTCTAACCCAGTCATATCAGATTCTATTATGCCAAATTGTCTGTCAGAAATTGAAGCAGCTTAGAAATTAAGAGGACAGTTAACAGCTTTCTGTTGCATTATCTTCCCCCAAATTTTAAGTATTTCTGTACTTGCacagtttcattcatttatcaaccTTCTGTTGAGCTTTCACCCTATTAGTATTCCTAAGAAATGATCTATACTCTCAACAATCAATTAAGTACAAAAGACACACAAGTAAACATATAATTACGTATAACAAGACATATGCTTTTATAAACAGAGAATCATGTGGCAACCCATAGGTGGGCCACAAACCCCTAGTTAGAGGCTAAAATCAGAGTATATCATAAAGCCTTCCCAGAGAAGACTACCCCTGAGTATTGAAGAATGAGAGTAGTTACCCAAGAGAAGTGAAGGTGTCCACGGAGAGTGTTCATGTGCACAGAAATTCACTAGTTTGAAAGATTTGTTCATGGAGTTTGAATAAAGTTCAAGGTCAAAAGATCTCATTTATTCAAAGTTCCTAATAATAAATGACCCTCATTCCAAAAAGTTTAAATTACTTCTATCATTGCTTGAAATTTAACTGAATTCaatcagtatttattgaatgcctaccatATTCCAGTATTGTGTAGGTTAGTAGGTTTTTATGGGATAATGCCAGTCTTGCTGTTTTCCCTTTAAGATTgggaaaatgaaagcaatatgcaatatacatatacataataccTCAGAGATTGCTAGTGCTAAAACACCAGTGTTCAGTACTCTTTCTCCTGGGTTACAATAAACCCCTCATTGTACATGCTCAAAAGAAAAGATGCTTCTTAATCTTTCACTATGTAGCATTTTCAAAGCTGCATTTCTTATCATTATTATACAAGAAGAAAATCATTCTAAAGTCAGAGGAAACATAGAATATGCACAAACAGagcttttgtatttcagtgttgAAAATCTTATGACAGCTTTTGAAATACCTTATTTTCTCATGGTATGACCCTTAAACATAtggcagaataaaaaaaaaaagtgaaaaataccaTTGCCACTGAAAAAGCCACAGATGAAATTTCTTAACCAAATATTTAGTTCTATAGTGAATTCAGTAAAACCAAACTTTCAGTTCAAGATTGGGTTAATAACAAATATCCCTCATGCTGATTATAAGAACTAAAAGTAGCAGTAATGTATAATCACAAATGCCTAAAATAGGTGGCATCTAATCTTGTCTTTCCTTAGGAAGAACAGGAAGAGGTTGTGGTACCTGTTAAATGTTACCTGTAGATATTCCAAAAGTAAGGTAGTCGCAGTttcttaaagaataaatgaatgtctATGTAAACCCAAACGAAGCACTAAATTACCTGGGACACAATTTCCACACCTGTCAAATATACAAATTAGATTAGATCACCTAAAATTACTAAAACAAGTAGatataattctaatattttatgattttctaattttatcatgTTGGGTGTCAACAACTGTATTGTTGGTCAAGTAATTAAGGAGATCAAATACATGTCAACACAGGACCAGGTACCCTGAGTGATACGAAGAGTACAAAACACAGTCTTTAccccaaaaaataataagatctaaTCAGAATGAAAAGTTGAACCTCTACTAAAGTATCTGAAAAACTCCATTCCATGAAACAGAAGTTCATGAAGAGAGTCATCAGGGTGAATGAAATACTTGGATGGAACTTCATGCAGTTGGGCTTGGTTGGACCTTAAGGAATGAATACAATTTGCATACATATGGAGAAGGAGGCACAACCcttttggagagagaaagaacaaaattatatgaGCAAGGTCAAGAAAGCAAAATTTCACAATGGAATATTCTAATCAAAATAAGGAATAGATaggtggagaggagagagagagagagagagagagagaaagagagagagagagagagagaggagacctACCTAAGTGGAACACAGGGTTTTTGTGAAGAATAATAGATGGATTGATAAGGCCTATTTAAGAGGAAACTAAATGTTAAGCAGAGGacctgaattctttttaaaaatacactaaaagTTATTCACCACACACTTGAAATACCTTCGatatttaatggaaaaattaaaaacaaagtcctTACTTCAAAAAAGAACAcctggtgttttatttttcatcacatTTCAGAATGtgagaatatatttttacatgaatGGTAGATATTGAAAAGCAGtgtagaaagaaatatttatgttggcatcttcttttcctttcttgataAAATAACAGCcaacatttcaaacatttattaatttatcgtTTATTAAATTGTAGTAAACGTGCATCATGCATTATCATCTATAATTCTTACCACTAGaatagtaggcacttaataaatatttgttgaataatttgaATAACTGAATCTCTATTTTAACAGATAAAAAACTAGATATAAGAAAGcctaaggccgggtgcagtggctcacgcctgtaatcccagcactttgggaggccgaggtgggcagatcacaaggtcaggagatagacaccatcctggccaacaaagtgaaaccccttctctactgaaaaaatatatatatatacaaaaattagctgggcgtggtggtgcatgcctgtaatcccagctactcaggaggctgaggcagaagagtcttgaaccagggagctggagattgcagtgagccgagatcgcaccactgtactccagcctggtgacagagcaagaccctgtctcaaaaaagaaaagaaaaaaaaaaagaaagaaagctgaaatATATCTCTTTTTATTACACAGCTAGCAAGTAAAATTAGGGTGCTACTTAAGGTCTGTCTAGGTCCTTAGCACAtacatactttcattttttattcttatatttttacatttttaatttttgtgggtacgtagtaggtgtatatatttatggggtacatgagattttgatccaggcatgcaatgtgaaataatcacatcatggagaatggggtatccatcccctcaagcatttatcctttatgttacaaacaaccCAACTACACtgctttagttatttttaaatgtatgattaagttattattgactattgactatagtcactctgttgtgctatcaaatagcaggtcttattcattctttccaactATTGTTTTGTAtgcattaaccatccccaccttctcctgcccagtcccccactacccttcccagcctctaggaaccattcttctactctgtATGTCTgtgagtttaattgttttgatttttagatcccacaaataagtgagaacttgcaatgtttgtctttctgcttAGCACGTGTTTAATTAGTACACATTCCAGTCTCTCTGCCTCCTTTTGCTGGTTATCCTTATCCCTGTTTCCCACTCCATTTatcatctctctttctcctctatcCTATTACTTTCTCTTTTAACTTAATAAGAAATGACACAGAGATAGGGTACTGAATATCTTCACTATCCTAGAATACTATTATGTTCcttgttctaaaataaaaagtagatgcAACTCCTTATATTTCTCTTCCTAAAAAGGAATCTAGATTCTGACTTTTTAGTATCATAtgattttgaattaaaatttcctGGGATTAGAGAAttctacattttaagaaaaactgtTCACACATTTGTCCTTACAATAAAGATGGAATAACCAGACAAAAGCTAATGGGATTTCCATAATTAAAACCTAATATGCTTTTTCTGATAGGTTTCTAAATGTAAGGCAGTGTGGTGGCAGCAAGGCCATCCTAGTGATTTTAATATATCTGAAGTATCTATTTGTTTTCCAGCTGACAGCTACATGATAAGAACAAGCAAACATGTCCTGGACCTCCAAGAAAATTTTGATAAAGCTGCTTTAATAAATACTTCTGGTCTGATACCTAAGGAGGCTGGCTCAGTagaaaattttgaatttaaacCAGAACCTTCTAAAATAGAGAATGGTACCACATTCTATATTGCAATTCAAGCCATCCGTGAACCCAATGTCACCTCAGAGGTTTCAAACATTGCACAAGCAACTAACTTTATTCCTCCACAGGAACCCAGCATTCCTGATCTGGGTACCAATATTTCTGCAATCAGTTTGGCAATTTTTGGATTAGCTGTAATTGTATCCATATTTTAAACTAGAAATTATAATGTTATACATACTtggtaaacatttatttagaatttaatttACTATACTTATTGTCTAGTATAAAGCTCATTATAATATAAAAGTGAATATTAAAAAGTTGTAAGTTTTCTAATTAATTAATACTACTTGAGTTGTGAAATGTTAATCAAAATGAGTATATCATTTCTTGTCTTTGAATAatccattcattaatttttaatatgaaaagataCATATTTGTACTTGTAAgcattttaagaaacatttttagagtGTGCTACAGATTCATTTGGTATACTGACATCAAAATGTATccaagccatttaaaaaatatttgtatatacatagtagcaaataattttatagatttatttgtatcacattttttattacaaatgaaTACTTCATGTTTATATAAGCTATAATTGAAAGGACTAGTAGTAAGTAGTAAGGAAgtcaaatttgattttttatcaTTGATTATAAGtggtatatttgttttttgtcattgattaAAAGTGATTT
Protein-coding regions in this window:
- the LOC101008437 gene encoding calcium-activated chloride channel regulator 1-like isoform X1; its protein translation is MQIPELSRYINALCTFPKGLLQRAKMVFSLKVILFLSLLLLPVLKSSQVTLNNNGYDGIVIAINPSIPEDEKLIQNIKEMVTEASAYLFHATKRRAYFRNVSILVPITWKSKSEYLIPKQESYDQADVLVADPHLKYGDDPYTLQYGQCGDKGQYIHFTPNFLLTNNLLTYGPRGRVFVHEWAHLRWGVFDEYNVDQPFYISRRNTIEATRCSTHITGVNMVLNECQGGSCIQRPCRRNPKTRLYEAKCTFIPNRSQTAKESIMFMQNLDSVTEFCTEKTHNKEAPNLQNKMCNHRSTWDVIMSSEDFQHLSPMTEINSPPRPTFSLLQSKQRVVCLVLDKSGSMYREDRLFRMNQAAELYLIQIIEKGSLVGMVTFDSSAEIQNNLTKIIDENTYQKITANLPQKPSGGTSICGGLKAGFQAISQSNQSTSGSEIILLTDGEDNQMSSCFEEVKQSGAIIHTIALGPSADRELETLSKMTRGRRFYAHKDINGLIDAFSRISSRSGNISQQAVQLESKTLDIPRKKWINGTVPVDSTVGKDTFFVVTWTIQKPEIILQDPKGKKYTTSDFQEDKLNIRSVRLRIPGIAETGTWTYSLRNNHTKSQLLTVTMTTRARSPTTLPVITTAHISQNTAHYPSPMIVYARVSQGFLPVLGINVTAIIENEDGHQVTLELWDNGAGADTVKNDGIYSRYFTDYHGNGRYSLKVHAQARKNTARLSQQQNKALYIPGYAENGKIIPNLPKPEVKEDVAEAEMEGFSRFSSGGSFTVSVVPPNGNHSQVFPPGKIVDLDAKFQGDHIQLSWTAPGKVLDKGRADSYMIRTSKHVLDLQENFDKAALINTSGLIPKEAGSVENFEFKPEPSKIENGTTFYIAIQAIREPNVTSEVSNIAQATNFIPPQEPSIPDLGTNISAISLAIFGLAVIVSIF
- the LOC101008437 gene encoding calcium-activated chloride channel regulator 1-like isoform X2, whose translation is MQIPELSRYINALCTFPKGLLQRAKMVFSLKVILFLSLLLLPVLKSSQVTLNNNGYDGIVIAINPSIPEDEKLIQNIKEMVTEASAYLFHATKRRAYFRNVSILVPITWKSKSEYLIPKQESYDQADVLVADPHLKYGDDPYTLQYGQCGDKGQYIHFTPNFLLTNNLLTYGPRGRVFVHEWAHLRWGVFDEYNVDQPFYISRRNTIEATRCSTHITGVNMVLNECQGGSCIQRPCRRNPKTRLYEAKCTFIPNRSQTAKESIMFMQNLDSVTEFCTEKTHNKEAPNLQNKMCNHRSTWDVIMSSEDFQHLSPMTEINSPPRPTFSLLQSKQRVVCLVLDKSGSMYREDRLFRMNQAAELYLIQIIEKGSLVGMVTFDSSAEIQNNLTKIIDENTYQKITANLPQKPSGGTSICGGLKAGFQAISQSNQSTSGSEIILLTDGEDNQMSSCFEEVKQSGAIIHTIALGPSADRELETLSKMTRGRRFYAHKDINGLIDAFSRISSRSGNISQQAVQLESKTLDIPRKKWINGTVPVDSTVGKDTFFVVTWTIQKPEIILQDPKGKKYTTSDFQEDKLNIRSVRLRIPGIAETGTWTYSLRNNHTKSQLLTVTMTTRARSPTTLPVITTAHISQNTAHYPSPMIVYARVSQGFLPVLGINVTAIIENEDGHQVTLELWDNGAGADTVKNDGIYSRYFTDYHGNGRYSLKVHAQARKNTARLSQQQNKALYIPGYAENADSYMIRTSKHVLDLQENFDKAALINTSGLIPKEAGSVENFEFKPEPSKIENGTTFYIAIQAIREPNVTSEVSNIAQATNFIPPQEPSIPDLGTNISAISLAIFGLAVIVSIF